The following proteins come from a genomic window of Rhodohalobacter sp. 614A:
- a CDS encoding NUDIX hydrolase: protein MGLHSFHKFLKERSKKELPGFEAQKKMSPVPLDPDFVLPRTESDTAHPSSVLIPLFPDSNNDLHVILTLRTESIRHAGQISFPGGRREGTESPEETALRETEEEIGIQRSNVKLASSITPLYLHRTDNQITPFVGFLEEKPKLIPNPAEVKEAFTVSLNELLSDENFVEEDWELSYTTFHVPYWNIHHVPLWGATAMMMSELLVLYNEFRKADNF from the coding sequence ATGGGATTGCATTCCTTTCATAAGTTTTTAAAAGAGCGCTCAAAAAAAGAACTCCCCGGTTTTGAGGCTCAAAAAAAGATGTCGCCCGTACCACTCGATCCTGATTTTGTATTGCCACGTACAGAATCGGATACCGCGCATCCCAGCAGTGTTTTGATACCTCTATTCCCTGATTCCAATAATGACCTTCATGTTATTTTAACTCTCCGCACAGAAAGCATTCGTCATGCCGGGCAGATCAGTTTTCCCGGAGGCCGCCGGGAAGGAACTGAATCCCCCGAAGAAACCGCCTTGAGAGAAACGGAGGAAGAAATCGGAATTCAGCGAAGCAATGTTAAACTTGCATCCAGTATAACGCCGCTCTATCTGCATCGAACGGATAATCAAATCACCCCTTTTGTAGGATTCCTGGAAGAGAAACCAAAACTGATTCCAAATCCTGCTGAGGTAAAAGAAGCTTTTACGGTATCGTTGAATGAACTTCTTTCTGATGAGAATTTTGTTGAGGAAGATTGGGAGCTTTCCTATACCACCTTCCATGTTCCCTATTGGAATATTCATCATGTTCCACTCTGGGGCGCTACTGCCATGATGATGAGTGAGT